In Listeria monocytogenes, the following proteins share a genomic window:
- a CDS encoding response regulator transcription factor, whose amino-acid sequence MVKILVVDDEASIVTLLQFNIEKAGFDVVTAEDGRSGYELALSEKPDLIVLDLMLPEMDGIEVTKKLRQDKVNVPILMLTAKDEELDKIIGLELGADDYMTKPFSPREVVARIKAILRRTEGKAEIIEEITEDSEATILIGDLKILPDSYEVYLQDDLLDLTPKEFELLLFLANHRGKVFSRDQLLDTVWNYDYVGETRIVDVHVSHLRDKIELDTKQPKYIKTIRGFGYKMENVK is encoded by the coding sequence TTGGTAAAAATTCTTGTAGTTGATGATGAAGCTTCTATTGTTACGTTACTGCAATTTAATATTGAAAAAGCTGGGTTTGATGTGGTAACAGCAGAAGACGGCAGATCCGGATACGAACTCGCTTTGTCCGAAAAACCAGATTTAATTGTGCTTGATTTAATGCTTCCTGAGATGGACGGAATCGAAGTAACAAAAAAACTTCGCCAAGATAAAGTAAATGTGCCAATTTTAATGTTAACGGCAAAAGATGAAGAATTAGATAAAATTATCGGGCTGGAACTTGGAGCAGATGACTATATGACTAAACCGTTTAGCCCAAGAGAAGTAGTTGCAAGAATTAAAGCAATCTTGCGTCGAACAGAAGGAAAAGCCGAAATCATAGAAGAAATAACCGAAGATTCGGAAGCTACGATATTAATTGGTGATTTGAAAATTTTGCCAGATAGTTATGAAGTGTATTTACAAGATGATTTACTTGATTTAACGCCAAAAGAATTTGAGTTATTGCTATTCTTGGCAAATCATCGCGGAAAAGTTTTTTCCAGAGATCAATTACTTGATACCGTGTGGAATTATGACTACGTTGGAGAAACCCGAATCGTAGACGTTCATGTCAGCCATTTGCGCGATAAAATTGAACTAGATACAAAACAACCTAAATACATCAAAACAATTCGTGGCTTTGGTTACAAAATGGAGAACGTGAAATAA
- a CDS encoding S1C family serine protease — protein MNVFVEILNGIGRLLLQPALYVGILLLIIAGFNRVKWERKSFSISIYSPWLELKNFFGVSLLFGLAISVVTSLIGFGVMIEWVAIFNAVACFLLVVGMFRLSSTAFTIGITSLIFYFCYYFDVNLAPFTNTAFTYDSIFIDNFMVSMTFLLAVLLFIEAFLIQYTSAKNPSPSLRKSKRGKLVGSFQLRKLWFVPIVMFIPGEVFTKIFEWWPVFAIGSQSYSLIILPLFIGFQQQVQAQLPEEASRKIAVEVTTLATIIAVAGLCGIVMPVLTLFAFMFAVIGRFWISYRHYRLEKLSPKKFGPQPDGLVVLGARAATPSARLNLKAGEKITEVNSQPVHTREELYEALNLNRAFCKLKVIDNAGEPRFEQTALYENESFELGLLLVEPR, from the coding sequence ATGAATGTTTTTGTTGAAATACTAAATGGAATAGGGAGACTACTTCTACAACCAGCATTGTATGTAGGAATTCTTTTGCTGATAATAGCTGGTTTTAACCGTGTAAAATGGGAACGGAAATCATTTAGTATAAGTATTTATTCACCTTGGCTAGAATTAAAAAATTTCTTCGGGGTGAGCTTGTTGTTCGGCTTAGCTATCTCTGTCGTTACGTCACTTATTGGATTTGGTGTCATGATCGAATGGGTTGCTATATTTAATGCGGTAGCGTGTTTCTTGTTAGTTGTAGGGATGTTCCGTTTGAGCTCGACAGCATTTACTATCGGGATTACAAGTTTAATCTTTTATTTCTGCTATTATTTTGATGTGAACTTAGCGCCATTTACGAATACTGCATTTACGTATGATTCGATTTTCATCGATAATTTTATGGTTTCGATGACATTTTTACTTGCGGTATTATTGTTTATTGAAGCTTTCTTAATCCAATATACTAGTGCGAAAAATCCATCTCCATCACTTCGGAAAAGTAAACGGGGCAAACTAGTTGGCTCATTCCAACTGAGAAAACTGTGGTTTGTTCCAATTGTCATGTTTATACCGGGAGAGGTATTTACGAAGATTTTTGAGTGGTGGCCAGTATTTGCGATTGGTTCACAGTCATATTCATTAATTATTTTGCCACTATTTATTGGTTTCCAACAGCAGGTACAAGCGCAGCTGCCAGAAGAAGCTAGCCGCAAAATTGCTGTCGAAGTAACGACACTAGCAACAATTATTGCTGTAGCTGGTTTGTGTGGAATTGTGATGCCAGTGCTTACTTTATTCGCATTCATGTTTGCGGTTATTGGGCGATTTTGGATATCATACCGCCACTATCGTTTGGAAAAATTATCACCGAAAAAATTTGGTCCTCAGCCAGATGGACTTGTAGTTCTGGGCGCTCGCGCGGCAACACCTTCAGCCCGCTTAAACCTAAAAGCTGGTGAAAAAATTACAGAAGTGAACAGCCAACCAGTGCATACGCGCGAAGAGTTATACGAAGCGCTCAATTTAAACCGAGCCTTTTGCAAGTTGAAAGTAATTGATAATGCTGGTGAACCACGCTTTGAACAAACAGCACTTTATGAGAATGAATCATTTGAACTTGGTTTGTTATTAGTAGAGCCAAGATAA
- the cls gene encoding cardiolipin synthase yields MGLLAYLLVILLILNVFFAAVTVFLERRDTSATWAWLLVLTFVPIFGFIIYLIFGRKLSGKKIFDWKGQEKIGIQESTANQIEMIRQKEFPFSDPNVKKHRDLIYLLLVNDGAILTQDNEVELFVDGHEKFDALIADIENAKDHIHLIYYIFHSDELGNRLMRVLERKAAEGLNVKIIYDAMGSRTTKKSFFRTFQKNGGLVRPFFPSKLPLINFRLNYRNHRKLAIIDGDVGYIGGFNIGDEYLGASKKFGYWRDTHLRVHGKAVYAMQTRFIMDWNSASSTHKIDYKARYFPTFHGKGHTSMQIVSSGPDSEWQQIKNGYIKMINAAKKTIYLQSPYFIPDASLLEAIKIAALSGVDVRVMIPNKPDHAFVYRATTNYAGELMETGAKIFIYDNGFIHAKTLVVDGEIASVGTANMDFRSFRLNFEVNAFIYEKQMVQKLEDAFLEDILKSYQLTPELYAKRSLWIKFKEAVSRLLSPIL; encoded by the coding sequence ATGGGACTGTTGGCTTATCTATTAGTGATTTTGCTAATTTTAAATGTATTCTTTGCGGCAGTGACGGTCTTCTTAGAAAGACGCGATACATCCGCCACTTGGGCTTGGTTGCTAGTCTTAACTTTTGTTCCGATATTTGGTTTCATTATCTATTTGATTTTTGGGAGAAAACTATCAGGCAAAAAGATTTTTGATTGGAAGGGACAAGAAAAAATTGGGATACAGGAATCTACTGCCAATCAAATAGAAATGATACGGCAAAAAGAATTTCCATTTAGCGATCCGAATGTGAAAAAACATCGTGATTTAATTTATTTATTACTCGTAAACGATGGTGCTATTTTAACGCAAGATAATGAAGTGGAACTTTTTGTGGATGGGCATGAGAAATTCGATGCGCTAATAGCAGACATTGAAAATGCGAAAGATCATATACATCTTATCTATTATATTTTTCATTCCGATGAACTTGGCAATCGTCTAATGCGCGTGCTTGAAAGAAAAGCAGCGGAAGGCTTAAATGTCAAAATTATTTATGATGCAATGGGATCAAGGACAACGAAAAAATCATTTTTCCGTACCTTCCAAAAAAATGGTGGTTTAGTCAGACCATTTTTCCCATCTAAATTACCTTTGATTAATTTCCGTCTTAACTACCGAAATCATAGAAAATTAGCTATAATTGATGGAGATGTTGGTTATATTGGTGGTTTTAACATTGGAGATGAGTATCTCGGAGCATCGAAGAAATTTGGTTACTGGCGTGATACACATTTACGCGTGCATGGTAAGGCTGTTTATGCGATGCAAACTCGATTTATTATGGACTGGAATTCTGCATCATCCACGCATAAAATTGATTACAAAGCGCGGTACTTCCCGACTTTTCATGGGAAAGGGCACACAAGTATGCAAATTGTCTCGAGTGGCCCAGATTCCGAATGGCAACAAATCAAAAATGGTTACATTAAAATGATAAATGCCGCTAAAAAAACGATTTACTTACAATCACCTTACTTTATTCCTGATGCGAGTTTGCTTGAAGCCATCAAGATTGCAGCACTTTCTGGAGTCGACGTTCGAGTGATGATTCCAAATAAACCTGACCATGCTTTTGTTTACCGCGCAACTACTAACTATGCCGGTGAATTAATGGAAACGGGCGCGAAAATCTTTATTTATGATAATGGCTTTATTCACGCGAAAACACTCGTTGTAGATGGTGAAATTGCTTCAGTTGGAACCGCGAATATGGACTTCCGTAGTTTCCGACTTAATTTTGAAGTAAATGCTTTTATTTATGAAAAACAAATGGTGCAAAAGCTGGAAGATGCCTTTTTAGAAGATATTTTAAAATCGTATCAGCTAACACCTGAATTATATGCAAAAAGATCTCTGTGGATTAAATTTAAAGAAGCGGTAAGCCGACTTTTATCGCCTATATTATAG
- a CDS encoding murein hydrolase activator EnvC translates to MFKKYGVATALSLLIISAPLTGAHADTINDMQKRQNEIEQKKSELDKNIDSKNSELNHLESAEKDAAKELESLLKSIDDTNKKLKEQEDKVSSENDKLKKLKKEMEELRNDIRDRQKVLDNRARAIQTTGTATSYLDMIFEADDFKELVDRVTVVSAIVKADQNIMQDQKDDQDKLKVAETTSEKKLENLKVLAVELEVSKNNMESQKQEKNDLVMALANKKDLTKNEQTLLASEQGALTDEEKRLASNIAGEKAKQEAAIKAAEEKRMQEAASSAKNSTVVKQPSSSSNGATETVSSGGGQFIKPASGILTSGFSERTNPVTGKYESHKGQDIAGGGTITVSAAASGTVVFSGFGASGSGFGGYGYVVKIDHGNGFQTLYGHMRAGSLKVVTGQQVSQGQPIGIMGSTGQSTGQHLHFEIHKNGIPVDPAPYI, encoded by the coding sequence ATGTTTAAAAAATATGGGGTAGCAACTGCACTTAGCCTTTTGATTATTTCTGCGCCCTTAACAGGTGCACATGCAGATACCATCAATGATATGCAAAAACGCCAAAACGAAATAGAACAAAAAAAATCAGAGCTTGATAAAAATATAGACTCAAAAAATTCAGAGCTAAACCATCTAGAAAGTGCTGAAAAAGATGCTGCTAAAGAATTAGAGTCACTTTTGAAAAGCATTGATGACACTAACAAGAAATTAAAAGAGCAAGAAGACAAAGTGAGCTCTGAAAACGATAAACTCAAGAAATTGAAAAAAGAAATGGAAGAATTACGCAACGATATCCGTGATCGTCAAAAAGTACTTGATAATCGAGCACGTGCTATCCAAACAACTGGAACAGCCACTTCTTATTTAGATATGATTTTTGAAGCAGATGATTTTAAAGAGCTTGTCGACCGCGTGACAGTTGTATCTGCAATTGTAAAAGCGGACCAAAATATTATGCAAGACCAAAAAGATGACCAAGATAAACTAAAAGTAGCAGAAACCACTTCTGAGAAAAAATTAGAAAATTTAAAAGTACTTGCAGTTGAATTGGAAGTTTCGAAAAACAATATGGAAAGCCAAAAACAAGAAAAAAATGATTTAGTTATGGCATTAGCAAACAAAAAAGACTTAACGAAAAACGAGCAAACGCTTTTAGCTAGTGAACAAGGCGCACTTACTGATGAAGAAAAACGACTTGCTTCCAATATTGCTGGCGAAAAAGCAAAACAAGAAGCTGCAATTAAAGCTGCTGAAGAAAAACGAATGCAAGAAGCGGCATCAAGCGCTAAAAATTCCACTGTTGTTAAACAACCAAGTTCATCATCCAATGGAGCTACAGAAACAGTAAGTTCTGGCGGAGGTCAATTCATTAAACCAGCTTCTGGAATTTTAACTTCAGGATTTAGCGAACGAACCAACCCTGTAACTGGCAAATATGAATCCCATAAAGGACAAGATATTGCTGGCGGCGGTACTATTACTGTTTCAGCGGCAGCATCCGGGACCGTCGTATTTTCTGGATTTGGCGCATCTGGTAGTGGATTTGGAGGTTATGGTTATGTAGTAAAAATTGACCATGGCAACGGATTCCAAACATTATACGGACATATGCGTGCAGGTAGCTTGAAAGTAGTAACCGGGCAACAAGTTTCCCAAGGCCAACCGATTGGTATTATGGGATCAACTGGTCAATCGACAGGACAACATCTACATTTTGAAATACATAAAAACGGTATTCCAGTCGATCCAGCACCATATATTTAA
- a CDS encoding NlpC/P60 family protein: MKKNTFIAISLAAVISLTPAFTTNVFADVNTDIQNQDKKINDIKSKKSDLQSDLSGLVADLEKAQEKAKSLQGEFDKTGKELKKLNEDIKSINERIKERENVLKERARAMQKTSNSNAYLEVILDAENLSDLVGRVSAVNQLVDSDKSILEDQQNDEKALKTKQTAVKKKQEEQATAIHEYEAQQNKIEAQKAEKEAIVAQLASDQASAENAKAGLVSERDKAAKEATARATALREATSSNVGQTTNTASTSSNKSEAKVESASNSSAPSSAAPSSGGYSAMIAAANAQLGKPYSLGASGPSAFDCSGFTSYAFRAAGVSLPRTSGGQYAAASKISASQAKPGDLVFFNYGSGIAHVGIYVGGGQMINAQNNGVKYDNITSGYWAKYLVGYGRVANF, from the coding sequence TTGAAAAAGAATACGTTTATTGCGATCTCACTCGCAGCAGTTATCAGTTTGACGCCAGCTTTTACGACAAATGTTTTTGCGGACGTGAATACAGACATCCAAAATCAAGATAAAAAAATCAACGACATCAAGTCTAAAAAATCAGATTTACAATCAGATCTTTCTGGTTTAGTAGCAGACCTTGAGAAAGCTCAAGAAAAAGCTAAATCTTTACAAGGAGAATTTGATAAAACAGGCAAAGAACTTAAAAAACTTAATGAAGATATTAAAAGTATCAATGAACGTATTAAAGAACGCGAAAACGTTTTAAAAGAACGTGCTCGTGCAATGCAAAAAACTTCTAATTCTAACGCTTATCTTGAAGTTATCTTAGATGCAGAAAACCTTTCTGACTTAGTTGGTCGTGTTTCTGCAGTTAACCAATTAGTTGATTCAGATAAATCCATTTTAGAAGATCAACAAAATGACGAAAAAGCTTTAAAAACAAAACAAACTGCTGTTAAGAAAAAACAAGAAGAACAAGCAACAGCAATTCATGAATATGAAGCACAACAAAATAAAATCGAAGCACAAAAAGCTGAAAAAGAAGCAATCGTTGCTCAACTAGCTTCTGATCAAGCAAGTGCTGAAAACGCAAAAGCTGGTCTTGTAAGCGAACGTGATAAAGCAGCTAAAGAAGCTACTGCACGTGCAACAGCTTTACGTGAAGCAACATCTTCAAACGTTGGACAAACAACAAATACTGCTTCTACTTCTAGCAACAAATCAGAAGCAAAAGTAGAATCAGCAAGCAACAGTTCAGCACCAAGTTCTGCAGCACCATCTAGTGGCGGATACTCAGCAATGATTGCTGCAGCTAACGCACAACTAGGAAAACCTTATAGCCTTGGCGCAAGCGGCCCAAGCGCGTTTGACTGTTCTGGATTTACTTCTTATGCATTCCGTGCAGCTGGTGTTTCTCTTCCAAGAACATCTGGTGGACAATATGCAGCAGCATCAAAAATCAGTGCTAGCCAAGCAAAACCAGGTGACTTAGTATTCTTTAACTACGGTAGCGGAATTGCTCACGTTGGAATTTACGTTGGTGGCGGTCAAATGATTAACGCTCAAAACAACGGCGTTAAATATGACAACATCACTAGCGGTTACTGGGCTAAATATCTTGTAGGATATGGCCGTGTAGCTAACTTCTAA
- the ftsX gene encoding permease-like cell division protein FtsX — protein MKFRTVGRHIRESFKSLYRNGWMTFAAASAVTVTLILVSVFFAILINMNKLATDVENNVQINVHISLSADKKQQQELEKNIEKIDGVDSVSFSSKDDELKKLVGAYGKNFELFKQDNPLYDVFVVEAKEPTQTKTIAKKVEKLKYVDNVEYGEKTVDKLFDTLKWGRYAGIILSIGLLLTAMFLISNTIKIAIFSRRREIEIMKLVGATNWFIRWPFVLEGAWLGLIGSIVPVVLTFIGYVNIYNLVNPKLVTSSLSLLPPTPFAYQISGLIIAIGVLIGIWGSVISIRRFLKV, from the coding sequence ATGAAATTTAGGACTGTAGGAAGACATATAAGAGAAAGTTTTAAAAGCCTTTACCGGAATGGTTGGATGACCTTTGCAGCAGCGAGTGCAGTAACAGTAACACTTATCTTAGTCAGCGTGTTTTTTGCAATATTGATCAACATGAACAAGCTTGCAACAGATGTAGAAAACAATGTACAAATTAACGTACATATTTCTCTAAGCGCAGACAAGAAACAGCAGCAAGAACTTGAGAAAAACATTGAGAAGATTGATGGAGTTGATAGTGTCAGCTTTTCTTCTAAAGATGATGAATTGAAGAAATTAGTTGGTGCGTACGGCAAAAACTTCGAATTGTTTAAACAAGATAATCCACTATATGATGTGTTCGTTGTAGAGGCTAAAGAGCCAACACAAACGAAGACTATTGCTAAAAAAGTAGAAAAATTAAAGTATGTAGATAATGTAGAGTATGGTGAGAAAACAGTCGATAAATTGTTTGATACCTTGAAATGGGGACGATATGCTGGTATTATACTAAGCATTGGGTTATTACTAACAGCAATGTTCTTAATATCAAACACAATCAAGATTGCGATTTTCTCCCGTCGAAGAGAAATAGAAATAATGAAATTAGTAGGAGCGACCAACTGGTTCATACGCTGGCCTTTCGTTTTAGAAGGTGCTTGGCTAGGATTAATTGGCTCGATTGTCCCGGTTGTGTTAACATTCATAGGCTATGTTAATATTTACAACTTGGTGAATCCGAAGTTAGTGACTAGTTCACTATCACTTCTGCCTCCAACACCGTTCGCCTATCAAATTAGTGGTTTGATTATTGCAATCGGCGTACTAATCGGAATTTGGGGAAGCGTAATATCTATCCGCAGATTCTTGAAAGTCTAA
- the ftsE gene encoding cell division ATP-binding protein FtsE, translating to MILMEDVYKKYPNGITAANGLNINIGEGEFVYVVGPSGAGKSTFIKMIYREERATKGKIIVDKFDLINMKNREIPYLRRNVGVVFQDYKLLQSKTVYENIAYAMEVVETEPSVIKERVMEVLDLVNLKHKVRMLPDELSGGEQQRISIARSIANMPKVLIADEPTGNLDPDTSWEIMNILEEISNRGTTIVMATHNKEIVNTLKHRVVAIENGRIVRDEQQGEYGYEI from the coding sequence ATGATATTAATGGAAGATGTTTATAAGAAATACCCTAACGGCATAACTGCTGCTAATGGACTCAACATTAACATTGGCGAAGGGGAATTTGTTTATGTAGTAGGTCCGAGTGGTGCTGGTAAATCTACCTTCATCAAAATGATTTACAGAGAAGAACGAGCGACAAAAGGCAAAATCATCGTAGACAAATTTGATTTGATTAATATGAAAAATCGTGAAATCCCATATTTACGTCGTAACGTAGGCGTGGTATTCCAAGATTACAAATTACTTCAAAGCAAAACAGTTTATGAAAACATTGCTTATGCGATGGAAGTGGTTGAAACTGAGCCGTCCGTAATTAAAGAACGTGTTATGGAAGTGCTAGACTTGGTCAACCTTAAGCATAAAGTAAGAATGTTGCCGGATGAACTTTCCGGTGGTGAGCAACAGCGGATATCCATTGCCCGCTCCATTGCGAATATGCCTAAAGTATTAATAGCAGATGAACCGACCGGTAACCTGGATCCTGATACTTCATGGGAAATCATGAATATCCTTGAAGAAATAAGCAATCGCGGAACAACCATCGTGATGGCAACCCACAACAAAGAAATTGTTAACACGTTGAAACACCGGGTAGTAGCTATCGAGAATGGAAGAATTGTTCGAGATGAGCAGCAAGGAGAATATGGCTATGAAATTTAG